One Tetrapisispora phaffii CBS 4417 chromosome 2, complete genome genomic region harbors:
- the NRD1 gene encoding Nrd1 complex RNA-binding subunit (similar to Saccharomyces cerevisiae NRD1 (YNL251C); ancestral locus Anc_1.109): MSEVGDFQDFVTTLESFRDLKSGISGSRIKKLTTYALENVNDGEKIMNVIINYSKTCPPSHKLGSLYIIDSIGRAYLDEKRAKDEIINSEAKHGSFAHALYILGQVIESLIIEATEKSIEDNKDKIRTLIDIWDRAGLFRKDILNSVRAKCFSMNVYQNNTPHSNTNEITNNVKVASLSTGQNDQILPEDIKDRCIAILDNLKPLPVVPDVELPEKLSSSDLSEQQIALFQLLSNIHLQTSGPVVSSTRDNNNVAGHVTTEYGSRRDREREREFTNKRTRSKSPPQQHKRKQNYGQDYSNNNTHNSHNSHNSNTNSSSSSANQNNNHHLYPDERNVQSNQHYRQNTVSYDPSIPPDCVKVLSRTLFIGGVPPTMREWDLANAMQPFAAVQSVILNNARKHAFVKVYSRQEAENALAHFNKDGALPLRTRWGVGFGPRDCCDYQHGYSIIPLHRLTDADKMWSTSAQWGGTNNEPLVPGIVFEEPDINISEGVSSKSISYKVPSDSIRSQQNYQNVMHHHPQPPQQQQQQMMYGGYQDTKYNNNNFMPPPPPQQQYNQHMPPQPHMPHMPPQPHMPPQQQPQGFDPTAQLNSLMSMLNQQPPR, translated from the coding sequence ATGAGCGAAGTAGGAGATTTTCAAGACTTTGTAACTACCTTGGAATCCTTCAGAGATTTAAAATCAGGTATTTCAGGTTCTcgtattaaaaaattaacaacGTATGCACTTGAAAATGTTAACGATGgtgaaaaaataatgaatgtaataattaattattcaAAGACCTGTCCACCTAGTCACAAATTGGgttctttatatataattgattCTATAGGCAGAGCTTACTTAGATGAAAAAAGAGcaaaagatgaaattattaattcagAGGCTAAACATGGTAGTTTTGCACATGCATTGTATATCTTAGGTCAAGTCATTGAATCGTTGATAATTGAAGCAACTGAAAAGAGtattgaagataataaagataaaatcCGTAcattaattgatatttgGGATAGAGCAGGCTTATTTagaaaagatattttaaattcagtAAGGGCAAAatgtttttcaatgaatGTATACCAAAATAATACTCCTCATAGTAATACTAATGAGATCACTAATAATGTCAAAGTTGCTTCTCTTTCTACCGGTCAAAATGATCAAATTTTGCCAGAAGATATTAAGGATAGATGCATCGCTATTTTAGATAACTTGAAACCCTTGCCAGTGGTTCCAGATGTTGAGCTGCCAGAAAAACTTTCATCATCTGATTTATCGGAACAACAAATAGcattatttcaattactGAGTAATATCCACCTTCAAACTAGCGGTCCTGTAGTTAGCAGTACCAGAGACAACAACAACGTAGCTGGACATGTCACAACCGAATATGGTAGTAGAAGAGATagagaaagagaaagagagTTCACCAACAAAAGAACTAGATCCAAATCTCCACCTCAACAAcataaaagaaaacaaaattacGGGCAAGATTACAGTAACAATAATACCCACAATTCTCATAATTCTCATAACAGTAATACCAACAGTAGCAGTAGTAGCGctaatcaaaataataatcatcACCTATATCCAGATGAACGGAATGTGCAATCTAATCAGCATTATAGACAAAACACTGTATCTTATGACCCCAGTATTCCTCCAGATTGTGTTAAAGTTCTAAGTCGTACTTTATTCATTGGTGGTGTTCCTCCAACTATGAGAGAATGGGATTTAGCTAATGCTATGCAACCATTTGCTGCAGTTCAAAGTGTAATTCTAAATAATGCCAGAAAGCATGCCTTTGTAAAAGTTTATTCAAGACAAGAAGCTGAAAATGCGTTAGCACATTTCAATAAGGATGGGGCATTGCCTCTAAGAACACGTTGGGGTGTGGGTTTTGGCCCAAGAGACTGTTGTGATTATCAACATGGTTACAGTATTATCCCACTCCATAGATTAACGGATGCGGATAAAATGTGGTCCACTTCTGCTCAATGGGGTGGTACCAATAACGAGCCATTGGTTCCGGGTATAGTATTTGAAGAACCTGATATCAATATCAGTGAAGGTGTTTCCTctaaatcaatttcttaTAAAGTCCCCTCCGATAGCATAAGAAGTCAACAGAACTATCAAAATGTGATGCACCATCATCCACAGCCACcacaacagcaacagcaacagaTGATGTATGGTGGTTACCAAGATACTAAgtataacaataataactttatGCCTCCACCACCACCACAACAACAATACAACCAACATATGCCTCCACAGCCTCACATGCCTCACATGCCTCCACAGCCTCACATGCCTCCACAACAGCAACCACAAGGATTCGATCCAACAGCACAGCTGAATTCACTAATGAGCATGTTAAACCAACAACCACCTcgttaa
- the MRPL17 gene encoding mitochondrial 54S ribosomal protein mL46 (similar to Saccharomyces cerevisiae MRPL17 (YNL252C); ancestral locus Anc_1.108) — protein MLSIRRSLATSSEKAVSSSLRAGIILSRNPIVTPDVTNFEQNYYTYQALLERRLMWTFPHYYYFKRGTLSQSKFSSAQPGPISKLPGVWFPKGVPDVKHNRERRLKQEVVLPKSKGDVQEGNGKSDDLTRSIEPNSRITEADKTNDITSLERKLSRTLYLLVQNKNKIWTFPNFDATNTGLHKDAEEGLRSLGGEKMYTWTVSKKPLGFIENKDGSKEFLIKSHILAGSFQLLKKNEHNISNFAWLTKEEIKEKVSQSYYNYTEFMLADN, from the coding sequence ATGTTGTCAATTAGGAGAAGTTTGGCAACCTCTTCAGAAAAGGCTGTTTCTTCAAGCTTAAGGGCAGGTATAATATTATCCAGAAACCCAATTGTAACTCCAGATGTAACCAATTTTGAACAGAATTACTATACTTACCAAGCCTTATTGGAGAGGCGTTTGATGTGGACCTTCCctcattattattattttaagaGAGGTACATTATCTCAAAGTAAGTTCTCCAGTGCTCAACCGGGTCCTATTTCAAAACTTCCAGGTGTATGGTTTCCTAAAGGTGTTCCAGATGTCAAGCATAACAGAGAAAGAAGATTGAAGCAAGAAGTTGTGTTACCTAAGTCTAAAGGAGATGTACAAGAAGGTAATGGGAAATCCGATGATTTGACAAGATCAATTGAACCAAATTCAAGGATTACAGAAGCTGATAAAACCAATGATATCACAAGTTTAGAAAGAAAACTAAGCAGAACGTTATATCTACttgttcaaaataaaaataaaatatggACCTTCCCAAATTTTGACGCAACCAATACTGGACTACACAAAGATGCTGAAGAAGGATTAAGATCATTAGGTGGTGAAAAAATGTATACTTGGACTGTTTCAAAAAAACCACTTGgctttattgaaaataaagatgGAAGcaaagaatttttaattaaatctcATATATTAGCAGGGAGCTTCCAATTactaaagaaaaatgaacataatatatcaaattttgCATGGTTAAcgaaagaagaaataaaagaaaaggtTAGCCAGAGTTATTATAACTATACAGAATTTATGCTTGCTGACAACTAA
- the TEX1 gene encoding Tex1p (similar to Saccharomyces cerevisiae TEX1 (YNL253W); ancestral locus Anc_1.107), which translates to MSLSKPPVRGERNTSVKKPVVPDTTNNELATSIYKQATMDKKLSEKLTRTITDELLNKKNVEHITDDRRLLILSRAKSRFVVGISPNEVYAIEFQPTGKALAYSRYDGSLTVWFLVHDTFNRSFKAYKKDAMGVEKPITSISWNSNEVGQFATVSNSNYIQIWNVDHNTHSLTKYRTLNLDSSDAKLRFTKCHYDPSSQWLAAVTKNNEICLFDVKANHKQVHFYNFNEEVEGSITFICWNNHGNYIIVGTSIGEISLLRVNNNKELKNIIKVPAHRGKITGLKVTPLGDKLVSVGEDGACLIWDLESLTCISTIVECESNIRTFDLSPSGKLLVVVSEEGKFRFYDMITTEKINDYDQKHLDSDFIVKFYPNKSWLMISGENDTLCRLYSEKGHSDELSFWKSFHPEVFPENEKARTYNDLNAKKSKHDWNSEQALLRGSNRDSNRDSSRAPNRGASRESSRGPDRESNRGLNRNINRGIGRDSSRGPNRNKRPRANPRPARFSHN; encoded by the coding sequence ATGTCACTTTCGAAGCCTCCAGTCAGAGGTGAGAGAAATACAAGCGTTAAGAAGCCTGTCGTACCAGATACtacaaataatgaattggCTACATCTATATACAAACAGGCTACTATGGATAAGAAATTATCTGAGAAATTGACTAGAACTATTACCGATGAGTTactaaataaaaaaaatgtagAACATATCACTGATGATCGTAGATTGCTTATACTTTCTAGAGCCAAATCAAGATTCGTCGTGGGTATATCACCTAATGAAGTGTATGCAATTGAATTTCAACCTACTGGAAAAGCATTAGCTTACAGTAGATATGATGGCTCACTCACTGTGTGGTTTTTAGTCCATGATACTTTTAATAGATCCTTCAAAGCCTACAAAAAAGATGCCATGGGAGTGGAGAAACCTATAACGTCCATATCGTGGAATTCTAACGAAGTTGGCCAATTTGCAACTGTCTCAAATAgtaattatattcaaatttggAATGTGGATCATAATACACACAGTTTAACAAAGTATAGAACATTGAATCTAGACAGTTCAGATGCTAAATTGAGATTTACAAAATGTCATTATGACCCTTCATCCCAATGGTTAGCTGCAGTCACCaaaaacaatgaaataTGTTTGTTTGATGTCAAAGCTAATCATAAACAAGTTCATTTCTATAACTTTAATGAAGAAGTTGAAGGTTCAATTACTTTTATATGTTGGAATAATCATggaaattatattattgtagGTACATCAATTGGCGAAATTTCATTGCTGAgagttaataataacaaagagttaaagaatattatcaaaGTACCAGCACATAGAGGAAAAATTACTGGTTTGAAAGTTACACCACTTGGTGATAAATTAGTGAGTGTAGGAGAAGATGGCGCATGTTTGATCTGGGACCTTGAATCTTTAACTTGTATCAGTACCATTGTAGAATGTGAATCAAATATACGTACATTTGATTTATCCCCATCTGGAAAACTGTTAGTTGTGGTTTCAGAAGAAGGAAAATTTAGATTTTATGACATGATAACCACAgagaaaataaatgattatGATCAGAAACACTTAGATTCTGATTTTATTGTCAAGTTTTATCCTAATAAATCTTGGTTAATGATCTCAGGGGAAAACGATACGCTATGCAGGTTATATTCTGAAAAGGGTCACTCTGATGAGTTATCATTTTGGAAATCTTTCCATCCAGAAGTATTCCCTGAAAACGAAAAGGCTAGAACTTATAATGACCTTAATGCCAAAAAAAGTAAACATGATTGGAATAGTGAACAAGCACTACTTAGAGGCTCGAATAGAGACTCGAATAGAGACTCGAGTAGAGCCCCAAATAGAGGAGCAAGCAGAGAATCAAGTAGAGGTCCAGATAGAGAGTCAAACAGAGGCTTAAATAGGAACATAAATAGAGGCATTGGTAGAGATTCTAGCAGGGGTCCAAATAGAAATAAGAGACCGAGAGCCAACCCTAGACCTGCTAGATTCTCACATAATTAA
- the RTC4 gene encoding Rtc4p (similar to Saccharomyces cerevisiae YNL254C; ancestral locus Anc_1.106): MNDTESRTNINKRRRVYQTNDGNNNKVNIMKRLAKLRDNKRKVKKLKAADTDISSDEFDSMSDDRNSKCTPGYSLADLNCPLLQDEGKSRKKKSSDIIEQGPEIEEVQLQQKLHDDVIEATSQQSSLLKKLSTEEHLDHIWTGDFEKRIPTNAKTELTADEVEETKAYFMKKYQLPNVLYFDELLAKVKPKFNIVDKILKGKMASPYYIEAKHLHKNSKKALLSTDEFRHMDMTKFQAGFYGLKRQLRLGQEIYNKFRVMLLSNKSPTLKWWGALDFAQFVLAPELLLHLCIEEMNLQKKAETTEEGHSDEELDARELAYDLFKSTIVFGTSVADAYPLEEWESHIRT, translated from the coding sequence ATGAACGATACTGAGTCGAGAACtaacattaataaaagaCGTCGTGTGTATCAGACAAATGatggtaataataacaagGTGAATATCATGAAGAGACTAGCTAAACTTAGGGATAACAAGAGGAAAGTGAAGAAGTTAAAGGCTGCTGACACCGACATCAGTTCCGATGAATTTGATTCCATGTCTGACGATAGAAATAGCAAGTGTACTCCTGGATACTCTTTAGCAGATTTAAACTGTCCCTTACTACAGGATGAAGGGAAGAGTCGGAAGAAGAAATCTTCTGATATTATCGAACAAGGACCTGAGATAGAAGAAGTTCAACTACAACAAAAATTGCACGATGATGTCATCGAGGCCACCTCTCAGCAgtcatcattattaaaaaaattgagcACTGAAGAGCATCTAGATCACATCTGGACTGGAGACTTTGAGAAAAGAATACCAACTAATGCAAAGACAGAGTTAACTGCCGATGAGGTAGAAGAAACTAAGGCATATTTTATGAAGAAGTATCAGTTACCCAATGTACTATATTTCGACGAATTACTAGCGAAAGTCAAAccaaaattcaatattgtTGATAAGATCTTAAAAGGTAAAATGGCATCACCGTACTATATTGAGGCAAAACATTTGCACAAGAACTCAAAGAAAGCATTACTCTCCACCGACGAGTTCAGGCATATGGACATGACGAAATTTCAAGCCGGGTTCTACGGCTTGAAAAGGCAGTTGAGACTAGGACAAGAGATATACAACAAATTCAGGGTCATGTTACTTTCCAATAAGTCACCGACACTGAAATGGTGGGGCGCATTGGATTTTGCCCAGTTTGTTCTTGCGCCAGAACTGCTATTACACTTATGTATCGAAGAGATGAATCTACAAAAGAAGGCAGAAACCACAGAGGAAGGACATTCTGACGAGGAACTGGACGCTAGAGAATTGGCATACGACCTCTTCAAAAGCACCATTGTATTCGGCACTAGCGTCGCTGATGCATACCCACTAGAAGAATGGGAGTCTCATATTCGGACGTGA
- the GIS2 gene encoding mRNA-binding translational activator GIS2 (similar to Saccharomyces cerevisiae GIS2 (YNL255C); ancestral locus Anc_1.105) produces the protein MSQKACYVCGKLGHLAEDCDSDRLCYNCNQAGHLQSECTLPRSVEHKQCYNCGETGHVRSECSVQRCFNCNQTGHISKDCSEPRKQKFNNGMSAQRFSRNNKVSCYKCGGPNHMAKDCLQEDFKCYSCGGVGHLSKDCPSGSGVNAKVCYNCNQTGHISRECPSY, from the coding sequence atgtcTCAAAAAGCTTGTTACGTTTGTGGTAAACTAGGTCATCTAGCCGAAGATTGTGATTCTGACAGATTGTGTTACAACTGTAACCAAGCTGGCCATCTGCAATCCGAATGCACCCTTCCAAGATCCGTTGAACACAAACAATGTTACAACTGTGGTGAGACCGGTCATGTTAGATCTGAATGTAGTGTTCAACGTTGTTTCAACTGTAACCAAACTGGCCATATCTCAAAGGACTGCAGTGAGCCAAGAAAgcaaaaattcaataacgGCATGAGCGCCCAAAGATTCTCAAGAAATAACAAGGTCTCCTGCTATAAGTGCGGCGGTCCAAACCACATGGCTAAGGATTGTTTACAAGAAGATTTCAAGTGTTACTCTTGTGGTGGTGTAGGTCACTTATCAAAGGACTGCCCATCCGGTTCTGGTGTAAACGCCAAGGTTTGTTACAACTGTAACCAAACTGGCCACATCTCAAGAGAGTGTCCTTCTTACTAG
- the FOL1 gene encoding trifunctional dihydropteroate synthetase/dihydrohydroxymethylpterin pyrophosphokinase/dihydroneopterin aldolase FOL1 (similar to Saccharomyces cerevisiae FOL1 (YNL256W); ancestral locus Anc_1.104) has translation MSINILKNRSINTSRQLSGRTVRNMSQQTVENNKDVVYIKKLELATTVGTDAWNQMSKQKLLVSLKMETDFRKAASNDDLNYTLNYALISKQIENFVNNTRHGKWDSLGSLSRNLSTHLMKNFKGIEKLNLQANLKSSHLRCNDFTIAINSNKNNDELQDELVISNLHVLTLIGVYPFERLNKQNATLDIIIPWQKKDVFQPPYKKIIDKVVDYVENSNFLTVEALVENVAKVISMDKYFKNLQNKEDIIISVKVLKLNAITQTEGVGVSCKRNLLDLDQLELPTINNNVVNGEKNNAYDLPSQIINNFSITHDEGFNTVYLAFGSNVGDVFSNIVEALKILSSTKDVTVSKVSSLFQSNPMYFGDQRKFINGVLEVKTKLNPDEVLQLCKKIEYEDLKRVKHFDNGPRSIDLDIILFMNSKNEDIIVSTENLVIPHPRMLERSFVLEPLCELLDPTFSHPITTEPILKHLESIYRLQDEANILWKVTPIINKNHYGKLSDTERFMKYKNNVKLDPFKKTLIHQTVSPTYLMSIVNTTPDSFSDGGHIFNEIEKQMKFVETVYEGTKAFRENIIFDIGGCSTRPNSIQCCQEEEIDRTIPLIKGIRNNEKLDQSRIIISIDTYRAEVARQAIEAGVDIINDISGGSFDAELFDVVAKNPQISYVLSHIRGDISTMSSLNEYEATPSQSNENIKEYLNGELINDNLFYPLIRSVCYELAKRYQHALQKGVKRWQIIIDPGLGFSKKGKQNLEIIKQLPLIKNYSVELPSLKGEGNDYVNFANMPILVGPSRKKFIGDMIEESEPVKRDFATGAMIASCVGFDTNIVRVHNAVDCSKVLKIADELYRSDDLQ, from the coding sequence ATGTcgattaatatattaaaaaataggTCAATTAATACATCAAGGCAGCTAAGTGGCAGGACAGTGCGGAATATGAGTCAACAAACggtagaaaataataaagatgtTGTCTATATTAAGAAATTAGAATTGGCAACTACTGTAGGAACAGATGCTTGGAATCAAATGtctaaacaaaaattactGGTAAGTTTAAAGATGGAAACAGATTTTCGAAAAGCAGCAAgtaatgatgatttaaattACACTTTAAATTATGCTTTAATTTCCAAACAAATTGAGAACTTTGTGAATAATACTAGACATGGTAAATGGGACTCTTTGGGATCTTTGTCTAGAAATTTATCAACacatttaatgaaaaatttcaaaggTATTGAGAAATTAAACTTACAAGCTAATTTGAAATCTTCGCATTTAAGATGCAATGACTTCACGATTGCTATTAATtccaataaaaataatgacgAGCTACAAGATGAATTGgtaatatcaaatttgCATGTTCTGACTTTGATTGGAGTTTATCCTTTCGAGAGActaaataaacaaaatgcAACTCTGGATATCATAATCCCATGGCAAAAGAAAGATGTCTTTCAACCTCCATAtaagaaaattattgaCAAGGTAGTAGATTATGTCGAAAActcaaattttttaacagTGGAAGCACTAGTTGAAAATGTTGCCAAAGTTATCTCTATggataaatattttaaaaacctacaaaataaagaagatataataattagTGTAAAAGTACTAAAATTGAACGCTATCACGCAAACAGAGGGAGTTGGTGTTAGTTGCAAAAGAAATCTGTTAGACTTAGATCAGTTAGAATTGCCTACGATCAACAATAATGTTGTTAACggtgaaaaaaataatgcatATGATCTTCCTAGTcaaataatcaataatttttccaTCACACATGATGAAGGATTCAATACTGTTTATCTTGCATTTGGATCAAACGTAGGTGATGtgttttcaaatatagTTGAAgctttaaaaatattatcatcaacAAAAGATGTCACTGTATCTAAAGTATCATCTTTATTTCAAAGTAACCCTATGTATTTTGGTGatcaaagaaaattcaTAAACGGTGTATTAGAAGTGAAGACAAAACTAAACCCAGATGAGGTTTTACAGTTGTGTAAAAAGATTGAATATGAAGACTTAAAAAGAGTAAAACATTTTGACAATGGTCCAAGGTCGATTGATTTAGAcataattctttttatgaattctaaaaatgaagatattataGTCAGTACAGAGAATTTAGTCATCCCGCATCCACGTATGTTAGAAAGATCTTTTGTCTTGGAACCTTTATGTGAACTTCTTGATCCTACATTTTCTCATCCAATAACAACTGAACCAATTTTAAAGCATTTAGAATCAATTTACAGATTACAAGATGAAGCAAATATATTGTGGAAAGTAACAccaattataaataaaaaccACTATGGAAAACTCTCTGATACTGAGAGGTTTATGAAGTATAAAAACAATGTGAAATTGGACCCTTTTAAAAAGACGTTGATTCACCAAACAGTTTCTCCAACATATTTGATGAGTATCGTTAATACGACGCCAGATTCGTTTTCTGATGGTGGTCacattttcaatgaaataGAAAAGCAAATGAAATTTGTAGAAACAGTATACGAAGGGACTAAAGCATTCAGGgagaatataatatttgatatagGAGGATGTTCAACACGTCCAAATTCTATTCAATGTTGccaagaagaagaaatcgACAGAACCATTCCATTAATTAAAGGCATTAGAAACAACGAGAAGTTAGATCAATCGCGCATCATCATTTCCATTGATACCTATAGGGCTGAAGTTGCAAGACAGGCAATTGAAGCTGGCGTTGATATCATCAATGATATATCGGGTGGTTCTTTTGACGcagaattatttgatgtAGTTGCAAAGAACCCTCAAATTTCGTATGTGTTATCTCATATTAGAGGTGATATATCTACCATGAGTAGCttaaatgaatatgaaGCTACTCCATCACAATCGAATGAGAACATCAAAGAATATCTAAATGGAGAACTTATCAATGACAATCTATTTTATCCATTGATTAGGAGTGTTTGTTACGAATTAGCAAAGAGATATCAACACGCTTTACAAAAAGGGGTGAAACGTTGGCAAATTATCATTGATCCTGGTTTAGGTTTTTCAAAGAAAGGAAAGCAAAATCttgaaatcattaaacaattacctttaatcaaaaattattcagTTGAACTACCGTCTTTGAAAGGTGAAGGAAACGATTATGTAAATTTTGCCAATATGCCTATACTAGTAGGTCCAtcaagaaagaaatttatTGGTGATATGATTGAAGAATCAGAGCCAGTTAAAAGAGATTTTGCAACAGGTGCTATGATTGCATCATGTGTGGGATTTGATACTAATATTGTGAGAGTTCATAATGCGGTAGACTGCAGTAAAGTGTTAAAAATTGCAGATGAACTTTACCGTTCTGACGACTTGCAATGA
- the COQ6 gene encoding putative N,N-dimethylaniline monooxygenase COQ6 (similar to Saccharomyces cerevisiae COQ6 (YGR255C); ancestral locus Anc_1.103) codes for MLSSRSRFIFNKKIVRSLATSAAGVKTARVKAAGTTPQLTDVLIVGGGPAGLTLAAAIQSSHELRKFKTVLVEAGDTISKVKPFYNSPPDYYTNRVVSLTPPSIDFLTKKINVKLMENRMMPYDGMYVTDGISNATIDMEKDSLAYMIEILNVQSSLLARIDELNCKDRLQIIDKTKVESIVYSDPNDTKSWPIVTLSNGQRFQTRLLVGADGFNSPVRTFSGIQSRGWFYNKFGVVSTMKLEYTPFKIRGWQRFLPTGPIAHLPLPDDNATLVWSTTDELSELLLSIKEEEFTALINAAFVLDNADMKYYYKHLQNKSMTSKQLIDDVTYRIDEEFAKLPNESDIDEKYPTKVKMILGPSRARFPLKMFHADKYCTDRIVLLGDAAHATHPLAGQGLNMGQGDTEALVDALEKASKRGLDIGSELALDPFWAERYPTNTLLLGVADKCHKIYSTDFPPVVKLRSLGADVINNFSPLKNLITDTLGSSAK; via the coding sequence ATGTTATCTTCGAGATCGAggtttatttttaacaagAAAATTGTGAGATCTCTTGCAACGTCTGCTGCTGGAGTTAAAACTGCTAGAGTTAAAGCTGCTGGTACAACTCCTCAATTGACGGACGTTTTGATCGTTGGTGGTGGACCAGCTGGATTAACACTGGCAGCTGCCATCCAGAGTTCTCATGAATTGAGGAAATTCAAAACTGTTCTAGTAGAGGCTGGTGATACTATTAGTAAAGTGAAACCATTTTATAACTCCCCACCTGATTATTACACGAATAGAGTCGTTTCATTAACACCCCCTTCAATTGATTTCctaacaaaaaaaatcaatgtGAAATTAATGGAAAATAGAATGATGCCTTATGATGGCATGTATGTCACTGATGGTATTAGCAATGCGACAATTGATATGGAGAAGGACTCATTGGCATACATGATCGAGATCTTAAATGTGCAGTCCTCTTTATTGGCAAGAATCGATGAGTTGAATTGTAAAGATCGTCTACAAATTATTGATAAGACCAAAGTTGAAAGCATTGTTTATTCAGACCCAAATGACACTAAATCTTGGCCTATAGTAACTTTAAGCAATGGCCAACGTTTTCAAACAAGATTGTTAGTAGGTGCTGATGGGTTCAACTCTCCAGTTAGAACATTTTCAGGAATCCAATCTCGTGGTTGGTTTTACAATAAATTTGGCGTTGTTTCCACTATGAAGCTTGAATATACTccatttaaaattagagGATGGCAAAGATTTTTACCAACCGGTCCAATTGCACATTTACCATTGCCAGATGATAATGCTACTTTAGTTTGGTCTACAACTGATGAACTATCCGAACTATTGTTATCAATAaaggaagaagaatttACTGCTTTAATTAATGCTGCGTTTGTGTTAGATAATGCTGATATGAAATACTATTATAAacatttacaaaataaaagcaTGACTTCTAAACAACTTATCGACGATGTCACTTACAGAATTGATGAAGAGTTTGCCAAATTACCTAATGAATctgatattgatgaaaaatatcCTACAAAAGTGAAAATGATCTTAGGTCCTTCAAGAGCACGTTTCCCATTAAAAATGTTCCATGCTGATAAGTATTGTACAGATAGAATCGTTTTATTAGGTGATGCTGCTCATGCAACCCACCCATTAGCTGGCCAAGGGTTGAACATGGGCCAAGGTGACACAGAGGCCTTGGTGGATGCCTTGGAGAAAGCATCCAAAAGAGGATTGGATATAGGTTCTGAATTGGCTTTGGATCCGTTTTGGGCCGAACGTTACCCAACAAATACTCTATTGCTCGGAGTTGCAGACAAATGtcataaaatatattccaCCGATTTCCCACCTGTCGTCAAGTTAAGATCATTAGGTGCAGatgtaattaataatttttctcCACTGAAGAATTTAATCACTGACACACTTGGATCATCTGCCAAATAA